The following are from one region of the Littorina saxatilis isolate snail1 linkage group LG4, US_GU_Lsax_2.0, whole genome shotgun sequence genome:
- the LOC138963663 gene encoding protein CFAP20DC-like: MFKNEYQGGPYLEIFSPQGRDATSSHWKLGSGVKKVYEKEVKGYVYVLEGTPSTTKMHIPKDNKQSMTLVQRYLVLQVYIPKGQDWFLELGVCDLSNNKRRIQLSTAQKEMQATPLHARVPLCVVKRAVWLNLCLDMVSLVGETWSGQTYRAIDHITVSANCKVRRIFTMKSQPPDTTDDNELYGCHGNNQGEVDLIPKQVQLASDIPQYTQVLSVNKIKCAERVKYGRGLTLADQIRPGSMLDLDLNNSVNKGNFHIAFGSKVNKTSSETSRRSSRQGSTTSRSSRSTLSRADGGSMRDLRESVGSQDGLITARSGVKDTGQRLGKPSGASRSSSVGYARQVSEPVTHDEQETITVNGVNHSHIVTPHPPREPSNDRVRRYHRVKTVHSNPALNHSNSSPAVDTINTTKDRVSSAGSITEEPVTDSGIASKATSSTSSAAARSDQSAVTMSTDTRNGSGDALRRQAVGRNIGSVSTNHSQLFGQGRDTRDSLNDVIALLKGDDSPQRGDAPVQRGAGPAHRGAGLALRGEGATHRGEGPSHRGERPTLRGEGATHRGEGPSHRGEGPTLKGEGPSHRGEGPTLRGEGPQQRGEEAAGESSDSGTESSQPGEYEESDDEGSSDTTSKLHMFVSRPTLAPRRNVSPSTTDQEPSKRTGVKGARSNVRRSTSEILSSRGARPEDDFHTSMTSSDEDDAHQKPRPGQGSRPHSGTSTGSPKTRGANNPTERASLTKGRTATGAPKASISPDFKRPTFNPALYGGASSNHKAELPPRQTAVRRTRKSLREITPRLDESVRHSKASSKNYDHTKYQMADVTESYETRMLASMKREEEEELENVSPPPMGASDPLPPHPPRAGPMLRASQQVYSESPYTTSDDDTSFSTWKAPAPNQMAHNYQDEMKSRLSSDTLTSSNPRDWSSVFSPPIILPSERDLQGTLEGHFEDLNEVGSNARTNGPSTSEEDELDLMFDGNLNCYYDPTTLKYYELVS; this comes from the exons GGTGGTCCATACCTTGAGATCTTCAGTCCCCAAGGCCGTGATGCCACATCATCTCACTGGAAACTTGGATCAGGTGTAAAGAAG GTTTATGAGAAAGAAGTGAAAGGCTATGTGTACGTGTTGGAAGGCACACCTTCAACGACGAAGATGCACATCCCCAAAGACAACAAACAGTCAA TGACACTGGTGCAACGCTACTTGGTACTACAAGTCTACATTCCTAAAGGTCAAGACTGGTTTCTGGAGCTGGG TGTGTGTGACCTTTCCAACAACAAAAGGCGGATACAATTATCCACTGCTCAGAAGGAAATGCAGGCAACTCCTCTCCACGCACGTGTACCTCTCTGTGTTGTCAAACGTGCTGTG TGGCTGAACCTGTGTCTGGACATGGTGTCCCTGGTGGGAGAGACGTGGTCGGGTCAGACGTACCGTGCCATCGACCACATCACAGTGTCGGCCAACTGCAAAGTGCGACGCATCTTCACCATGAAGTCCCAGCCCCCAGACACCACGGATGATAATG AGCTGTATGGTTGCCATGGAAACAACCAGGGGGAGGTGGATTTGATCCCCAAGCAAGTTCAGCTGGCTTCTGACATTCCACAGTATACACAG GTGCTGTCGGTGAATAAAATAAAGTGTGCAGAGCGTGTGAAGTACGGCAGGGGGCTCACTCTGGCTGATCAGATACGTCCTGGATCCATGTTAGATCTTG ATCTGAACAACAGTGTGAACAAGGGAAACTTTCACATTGCATTTGGTTCCAAAGTCAACAAAACCTCTTCTGAGACAAGTCGCAGGTCTTCAAGACAG GGCTCAACAACAAGCAGAAGCTCCAGATCAACTCTGTCACGGGCCGATG GAGGCTCCATGCGCGACCTTCGGGAGAGTGTTGGAAGTCAGGATGGTCTGATCACAGcaaggtcaggggtcaaggacACAGGTCAGCGACTGGGCAAACCGTCAGGGGCCAGTCGGTCTTCTTCTGTGGGCTACGCTCGTCAGGTGTCAGAGCCAGTCACTCACGATGAACAGGAAACTATCACAGTCAATG GTGTCAATCATTCTCACATAGTCACGCCCCACCCACCGCGAGAGCCATCAAATGATCGCGTGCGACGTTACCATCGGGTGAAGACTGTTCACAGCAACCCTGCTCTCAACCATAGCAACAGCAGTCCTGCTGTCGACACCATCAACACCACGAAAGACAGGGTTTCCAGCGCTGGTTCCATAACTG AGGAGCCAGTGACGGACAGTGGCATTGCCTCTAAAGCCACATCCTCCACATCATCGGCAGCGGCCAGATCTGACCAGTCGGCTGTCACCATGTCCACTGACACACGCAACGGGTCAGGGGACGCCTTGCGACGGCAGGCAGTGGGGCGAAACATTGGGTCGGTCAGCACAAACCACAGTCAGCTTTTTG GTCAAGGCAGAGATACACGTGACTCTCTGAACGATGTGATCGCGTTGCTGAAAGGAGATGACTCACCACAGAGAGGGGATGCCCCAGTGCAAAGAGGGGCGGGGCCAGCACATCGAGGGGCTGGGTTAGCActcaggggggagggggcaacACACAGGGGGGAGGGGCCATCACACAGGGGGGAGAGGCCAACActcaggggggagggggcaacACACAGGGGGGAGGGGCCATCACACAGGGGGGAGGGGCCGACACTCAAGGGGGAGGGGCCATCACACAGGGGGGAGGGGCCGACACTCAGGGGGGAGGGGCCACagcagagaggggaggaggcaGCAGGGGAGAGCTCTGACAGCGGCACAGAAAGCTCACAGCCTGGAGAGTACGAGGAGAGTGATGA CGAAGGTTCAAGTGATACAACTAGCAAGCTCCACATGTTTGTGTCACGTCCCACTCTGGCTCCTCGCAGAAACGTGTCCCCAAGCACAACGGACCAAGAGCCA AGCAAGCGAACTGGTGTGAAAGGGGCTCGCTCCAATGTTCGTCGCTCCACATCAGAGATTCTCTCATCACGAGGTGCACGACCCGAGGACGACTTTCACACCAGTATGACCAGTAGCGATGAAGACGACGCCCACCAGAAACCACGCCCGGGTCAAGGGTCAAGGCCACACAGTGGAACTTCTACAGGAAGCCCCAAAACAAG AGGTGCAAACAACCCAACAGAGAGAGCAAGCCTGACAAAAGGAAGAACAGCAACAGGAGCACCCAAAGCATCCATTAGTCCCGACTTCAAGCGGCCCACCTTTAACCCAGCGCTGTACGGAGGCGCCAGCAGCAACCACAAGGCAGAGCTCCCCCCACGTCAGACTGCTGTACGCCGCACTCGCAAGTCACTGCGTGAAATCACGCCTCGTCTGGATGAGAGTGTCCGTCACAGTAAAGCATCAAGT AAAAACTACGACCACACAAAGTATCAGATGGCAGACGTCACAGAGTCATACGAGACACGCATGTTGGCCAGCATGAAacgggaagaggaggaggagttgGAAAATGTCTCGCCCCCTCCCATGGGCGCCTCAgatcccctccctccccacccccctcgtgCAGGCCCCATGCTGAGAGCCAGTCAGCAGGTGTACAGCGAGTCGCCCTACACCACCAGCGATGACGACACCAGCTTCAGCACATGGAAAGCTCCg GCTCCCAACCAGATGGCTCACAACTATCAAGACGAGATGAAGTCACGACTCAGCAGTGACACTCTCACATCCTCCAACCCAAG AGATTGGAGCAGCGTGTTCAGTCCACCCATCATCCTTCCGTCAGAACGAGATCTGCAGGGCACGCTGGAGGGGCATTTCGAGGACCTCAACGAAGTTGGATCCAACGCTCGAACAA ATGGGCCCAGCACCTCAGAAGAAGATGAACTGGACTTGATGTTCGACGGCAACCTCAACTGTTACTACGACCCAACCACACTCAAGTACTATGAACTGGTCAGCTGA